The genomic segment atcgacccccggcccatgtcatcccccgggcctggaatgccctccctctgcccatccgccaagctagctctcttcctcccttcaaggccctgctgagagctcacctcctccaggaggccttcccagactgagccccttccttcctctccccctcgtccccctctccatccccccatcttacctccttcccttccccacagcacctgtatatatgtatatatgtttgtacatattttttttactctatttattttatttgtacatatctattctatttattttattttgttagtatgtttggttttgttctctgtctcccccttttagactgtgagcccactgttgggtagggactgtctctatacgttgccagtttgtacttcccaagcgcttagtacagtgctctgcacatagtaagcgctcaataaatacgattgatgatgatgatgatgatgatcaatcaatcatatctttgcccgcttactgtgtgcagaacactttgtgaggcacctgggagaatacaatacgacggagtaggtagacacgtttcctgccgacaatgagcttacagtctagagataagcgTAAAAATCTAgagacaagtttacaatctagaaacaAGATTGCAGTAGGCGGTGTAGAGTTTACCTCACCGAAACCTCATATTCTGCCTTCTGAATCATTTGCTTCTGAATGCAATAAAATCTCCTTCTCTTTACCATCGCCACTGGAGATTTCCTCCACGACACTCATCATTTGGAGGATTTTCTTGTCTAAGAGAGGAAAAGAACTCTTCCTTTCTGGAGATGGAAGATGGAATTAGTGGCAAGTAGAAAATGTTAACTAGAGTAGCAAAGGGCAAATTTGAGAGCCAGTGCTAACTGAAATAGTTGCTTCCGTGCCAGTGTAGAAAGCACTCTCCGGAAGATGATATATTTTCAATTGAAGAACTTTTCCTTTTGCACTTGGACTGcggaaattttatttttattgattccTAGGTAATGAGAATAGAGAGCCATATGGTCAAAAGTTCGAGATGCTCCAGAATTGAATTTTGCATTAAGCATCTCATAGCTATAGGTCATAAGAAGCCAACCTCTCAAACACGATCCCCTTTCAAAGTAGCTGGAGTCCTTCCTGGGTAAGGATTATTTATTTTTGAGAGTTGGAGTTTGGACTTTTTTTTCCTATGGCTACCTCCCTCCATTTTAGATCAGAACTTCCATTAGGTCAGGGTGCGTGTGTGCTATTTTCTGTGTCtttccccagtgcccagaacaatgctttgctATGGTATCCTTCCAAATAAAtaattttgatgatgataatgaccgaACTTTGCCAGAGGTCTGAATATTGAAGTTAATGGCAAAAGGAGTATACATAAAATATGGCGTACTGAAGAACTTATCATTGTTTCTTTTTTCCCTGAAAAATCCTGAATCTGAATGTTTTTGGTCAGTGGGAGCATTTATAGAATATGCTACACTGAATAAATTATCGTTTTTTCTTCCTGAAAAATATTTGATAATCTTGAGAAatactttttaatcaatcaatcaattgtatttattgagtgtttactgtgtgcagagcactgtactgagcacttgggagagtacaaagcaacagagttggcagacacaaacaGGCTGCTTggtttatttcttttttaaaaatctgagtcAATAATCAGTTCTCTTGATCTTGTAAGAGTTAAATTTCAGCAGAAATGTTTCGTAGATCTCTTCCTTGTGTATAATTCCTATCAATAATAACAGTGTTGTGAAAGCGCACCCAAGGATAACCAGACCTCTAAGCATAATAATATGAACAACACGGTACTATGAATTTTAATGTTTCATGCTAATACGAGACACACAGAATAACTGTAAAAGGTCAGGTCAGTAAAAATCCTACAATCAGCCCTCAATAATTCAAAGACTTATTATTCAGTTTGTGGATTCTCTAGAAATCTTAGTTCTTCTGGATAACCCTCTTTGGAATATGCCCCCTTTTGGATCCTTTTGGATCCCCCCCATTTTCCCCACCGCTTGTTAGGATTTTCTCCTGAGGGAGGACAGTGGggtagaaagaaaatgaaaactcACCTCACTGACTTTTGTTCCCTGCTATTACATTCCCTGGACAACAATTGTTGGGAAAGGTTAAAAGCAATAGCTAAGGTGAAACTTGTAGATTATCTGGGGGATTGAAGTATCCAAGCTACTGGtcccccattttcacagataatTCGGACTTGCTTGCTTTGGCAAAATCACCTGCTTGTCTGTATAAAGGAGCACCATGGCCTGGAGTAAGGAATaccagtctggaagtcagagcccCCGGGGTTCTAATTTAGACTCGgccatgtgcttgctgtgtgaccttggacaagtcacttcacttttattattattattgttgtatttcttatgtgcttattatgtgccaggcactttcctaagaactgaggtagatacaaggtaatctggttggacacaatccctgtcccacatggggctcacagttttcatccccattttacagatgaggtaactaaggcacagagaagttaaatgacttgtcccaggtcacagagcagactagtggtagatctgggactagaacccagaaccttctgacccccaggcccgtgatctatccactaggccaaacaaattctctgcgcctcagttacctcatctgtcaaatggggattaaataccagttttccttcctatttagattgtgagtcccacgtgggacaaggactttgtctgacctgattatcttgcattttccccagcgctccaaacagtgcctgacacataaaaagcgcttaacgaatacctcaatttgttattattatcaatgttattattaataatgaaaataataataaatttcttTGATCGTGTCCTTAAAATCTCAGGGAGACATTGTCATCTATAGAAACCCGAAGAATTGCTCTGTTAGGTTAAAAAAATATAAGCGTGCTCGTTAAAATCCCATGTCAAAATCCGTACAAAAATGGTTATAGACACAAGCGCTCACAGCAGGCTCCTGTTCCCCCCACCAGACTACACTTTTTGCCGCTTGACTTGAGAAGCGGTTAAGGAACACAGCCGAACCCCCACATAAAAGACCTGGTATCTGTGTTTCCACATCACGAAACACGCGAGCAGGGACACAAAGGCACCGACTAAATAAAGGACCATCTGAACCAGGAGGTACGTTTTGAAAGTGCCCGTGACGCTGGTACAATCCGCCACGTCCTGATAGATGAAGGTTCTGCTGAGCGGCTCGTCGGAAGCGTGCAGTTGGCACCTGCAGACGTCCAGGACGCTTTCGCAGGCAAACTGAGTGATCTGGGAATACCGGTGGGCGGCGAAAGCCACGGCCAGGATGCAGATGACCATGCTGAAGGCACTCAACAGAAAGTAGATCAGCTGCAAGGGTGAACGAGAGGAAAAACATTCTGGTTAAAGTGCAAGGGGTCTCTGGAgaaagcgtggtttagtggatagagcaagggcttggaaggcagaaggtcgtgggttctaaacctgactcagccacttcttTGCTCTAtggccttggccaaatcacttcaattttctggttctcagttacctcatctataaaatggggattgagactgtgggaccgagattgtgtccaacccaatttgcaggtatccaccccagggattagcccagtgcctggcacatagtaagtacttaacaaataccacagttattattactaataataataaaaccacgaacagttacctcatctataaaatggagattgagactgtgggaccgggattgtgtccaacccaatttgcatgtatccaccccagggattagcccagtgcctggcacaaagtgcttaacaaataccacagttattattaataataataataaaaccacaAAACAacagcctccactctgatctcccatcctcctgtctctccccacttcagtctatatttcatgctgctgcctggatcatctttgtgcagaaacactctgggcatgttactcccctcctcaaaaatctccagtggctaccagtcaacctacgcatcaagcaaaaactcctcactcttggcttcaaggctgtccaccaccttgcaccctcctacctcacctcccttctctccttctacagcccagcctgcaccctccgctcctctgccactaacctcctcactgtgccccattctcgcctgtcccgccattgactcccagcccacgtcctcccctggcctggaatgccctccctccgcacatccgccaagctagctctcttcctcccttcaaagccctactgagagctcacctcctccaggaggccttcccagactgagctccctttttcctctccccctccccatccccccagccctacctccttcccctccccacagcacctgtatatatgtttgtatagattttttactctattttatttgtacatatttactatttattttgtcaatgatgtgcttctagctttacttctatttattctgatgacttgacacctgaccacgtgtttgttttgttttgttgtctgtctcccccttctaaactgtgagctccttgttggttagggaccgtctctagttgttgccaacttgtacttcccaagtgcttagtacagtgctctgtacacagtaagcactcaataaatatgattgaatgaatgaatgaacaaccagtGGGATTgcttaagcatttagtaaagtgctctgccctgtGACGATGCTCAAGAAATAGACTTAATGTAGTTCTAGTCCATAGActctaagatcactgtgggcaggggatgtgtttttgtttagtgttgtactgcactctcccaagtacttagtacagtgctccgcacagctcagcacagagcataggcctgggagttagaaagacctgggttctaatcctggttccgccactcagctgctctgtgacctttgggcaagtcattcgacttctctgtgcctcagttccctcatctgtaaaatggagtgaagactgtgagccccatgtgggacagggactgtgtccaacctgatttgcttgcgtctactccagcgcttagaaaggtacttgacacataataagctcttaacaagtaccatcattattatgattattagtaagctctcaataaatacagtggactcACTGAGGATgatgctgtgggtggggagatcgtgtgtgtgtgtgtgtgtgtgtgtgtgtgtatgagagagaaagagagagagagagaaagagagagagagagaaagagagagagagagagagagagagagagagagagagagagagagagagggaaagagaggctgaAATGATAAATAGGTAACTaccatcctggctcttccacttgtctgctgtgtgaccttgggcaagtcacttcacttctctgggcctcacttacctcatctataaaatggggattaagtgtgagccccatgtggggcaacctgactaccttatatctaccccattgcttagaacagtgcgtggcacatagtaagcacttaacaaataccataattattattaccaatctcTTGCTTGACTAATGcctagcagtcagtcagtcaatcatatttattgagctcttactatgagaagagcactgtactgagtgtttggtacagtacaatagtacaatataacagacacactccctgcccactaagagcttagagtccagagtcTAGTGTGCAGTctaccagtgggcagggaatgtgtctatcagctttgttcattcaatcttatttattgagtgcttactgtatgcaaagcactgtactaagcagttgggaaagtacaaaagaacaacaaacagacacattcctgtccttaacaac from the Tachyglossus aculeatus isolate mTacAcu1 chromosome 2, mTacAcu1.pri, whole genome shotgun sequence genome contains:
- the SSPN gene encoding sarcospan isoform X1, which produces MAKDQPPPAPAGGGQQEEEEEKGKKKKKKKKEEEDGEWGSEGACCGCRFPLLPALAQGALGLSGLVLGILATTLSPSLPLRDTPYWAGILMCVVSILGFCMLCISYQVDEKTCIQFAMKLIYFLLSAFSMVICILAVAFAAHRYSQITQFACESVLDVCRCQLHASDEPLSRTFIYQDVADCTSVTGTFKTYLLVQMVLYLVGAFVSLLACFVMWKHRYQVFYVGVRLCSLTASQVKRQKV
- the SSPN gene encoding sarcospan isoform X2, producing the protein MCVVSILGFCMLCISYQVDEKTCIQFAMKLIYFLLSAFSMVICILAVAFAAHRYSQITQFACESVLDVCRCQLHASDEPLSRTFIYQDVADCTSVTGTFKTYLLVQMVLYLVGAFVSLLACFVMWKHRYQVFYVGVRLCSLTASQVKRQKV